Below is a window of Candidatus Thermoplasmatota archaeon DNA.
TTGCCTCGCGTTATAATTGTCCGATTTTCTCAACGCCATATACAACAGAAATCTTGAAGAGTATGAAAAAAGACAAATCTTCCGAGCTGAAAAATAAATTGGTTGCAATTAATCCAAATTTTACATACAGAATTTCCAAGAATATCGAGGTGGAGTTTATTCACACAACCCACTCCATCATCCAGGCCTCAATGGTCAACATTTCCTTTTCTGAGGGGAATATCTTATACGCACTTGATTATAAATTTGATAATAATCCTGTAGTAGGAAAAAAGACAAACAAAACTAGGCTCAGAGAACTGGGAAATGGGGGAACAACCGCATTAATCATTGATTCCACAAATGCCGAAGCAGAGAACAAAACCTTCTCAGAATCCGTGGCGAGAGAAATGCTACGGGATGTTCTTCTTGGGATGGAAACAGAAGGGCACGGCATTATCGTAACGACATTTTCTTCCCACATTGCGAGATTAAAAAGCATTGTTGATATGGGGAGATCTCTTGGACGGGATATCGTTTTCATAGGCAGATCTTTGCATGATTATGTCAGTGCGGCAGAGAAATTGGATTTCGTGAAATTTTCTGGAAGTGTAGAGATGATAAAAAGTGCTTTAATGGCAAAAAAGAGGTTGAAAGAATTGCATATGGAAAGAGAAAACTGCATAATAGTGGCAACAGGCGGTCAGGGAGAACCAAATGCAACCCTTTCAAAGATGGCAAATGAGGTGGTACCTTTCAAAATCATGCCAGAAGATTCTATTGTATTTGCCTGTGGAGTCATTCCGACCCCCACCATCCAAGCAAACAGAAAAATTTTAGAGCATAAGATTCATAATAGGAAGGCCAGAATATTCAAAGATATACACGTTTCCGGGCATGCCTCTAGAGAAGACTTGAGAGATTTGATAAAAATCATCTCGCCAAATACAATTGTTCCCGCCCACGGAGATATGCAGAAGCTGGCATCTGTGGCGATGCTTGCATCTGAGATGGGCTATAGCCTGGGAAAGGATGTCCACCTGCTCCAAAATGGACAGAATGTCTTGATAGAAAGGATGTAACTGATAGGCTACAACGGGCGTATAACAATTTCTACTGAGTTCATAGCGGATATAAAAGCGTCTACGTCTACTTTCTTGA
It encodes the following:
- a CDS encoding RNase J family beta-CASP ribonuclease, translated to MNIVLHAVGGYEEVGRNMTCLEIGKEAVILDMGVYLDRYVPLQDNAGKLSYQKLVQEDAIPNDSVISPLRKKVKAIILSHAHLDHIGAIPWIASRYNCPIFSTPYTTEILKSMKKDKSSELKNKLVAINPNFTYRISKNIEVEFIHTTHSIIQASMVNISFSEGNILYALDYKFDNNPVVGKKTNKTRLRELGNGGTTALIIDSTNAEAENKTFSESVAREMLRDVLLGMETEGHGIIVTTFSSHIARLKSIVDMGRSLGRDIVFIGRSLHDYVSAAEKLDFVKFSGSVEMIKSALMAKKRLKELHMERENCIIVATGGQGEPNATLSKMANEVVPFKIMPEDSIVFACGVIPTPTIQANRKILEHKIHNRKARIFKDIHVSGHASREDLRDLIKIISPNTIVPAHGDMQKLASVAMLASEMGYSLGKDVHLLQNGQNVLIERM